One window from the genome of Toxotes jaculatrix isolate fToxJac2 chromosome 17, fToxJac2.pri, whole genome shotgun sequence encodes:
- the LOC121197288 gene encoding serine/threonine-protein phosphatase PP1-beta catalytic subunit-like translates to MAEGELNVDSLISRLLEVRGCRPGKIVQMTEAEVRGLCIKSREIFLSQPILLELEAPLKICGDIHGQYTDLLRLFEYGGFPPEANYLFLGDYVDRGKQSLETICLLLAYKIKYPENFFLLRGNHECASINRIYGFYDECKRRFNIKLWKTFTDCFNCLPIAAIIDEKIFCCHGGLSPDLQSMEQIRRIMRPTDVPDTGLLCDLLWSDPDKDVQGWGENDRGVSFTFGADVVSKFLNRHDLDLICRAHQVVEDGYEFFAKRQLVTLFSAPNYCGEFDNAGGMMSVDESLMCSFQILKPSEKKAKYQYGGVNSGRPVTPPRTTQAPKKR, encoded by the exons ATGGCGGAGGGTGAATTGAACGTGGACAGCCTCATCTCTCGGCTTCTGGAAG tgCGGGGATGTCGCCCGGGAAAGATAGTCCAGATGACCGAGGCAGAGGTGCGGGGCCTCTGCATCAAATCCAGGGAGATCTTCCTCAGCCAGCCCATCCTGTTGGAGCTTGAGGCACCCCTGAAGATCTGTG GTGACATCCATGGGCAATACACAGATCTGCTGAGGCTCTTTGAATATGGTGGCTTCCCTCCAGAGGCAAACTACCTTTTCCTGGGCGACTACGTGGACAGAGGGAAGCAGTCCCTGGAAACCATCTGCCTTCTGTTGGCCTACAAGATCAAATACCCAGAGAACTTTTTCCTGCTCAGGGGCAACCATGAGTGTGCTTCCATCAACCGCATCTACGGGTTCTACGATGAGT GCAAGCGCAGGTTCAACATTAAGTTGTGGAAGACCTTCACTGACTGCTTTAACTGCCTCCCCATCGCTGCTATTATTGACGAGAAGATCTTCTGCTGCCATGGAG GGCTATCGCCTGATTTGCAGTCAATGGAGCAGATTCGCAGGATCATGAGGCCAACAGATGTGCCTGATAcag GCCTTCTGTGTGACCTGTTGTGGTCAGACCCAGATAAGGATGTACAAGGCTGGGGAGAGAACGACCGTGGGGTCTCCTTCACCTTTGGGGCGGACGTGGTCAGCAAATTCCTCAACCGCCATGACCTGGACCTCATCTGCAGAGCCCACCAG GTTGTGGAGGATGGATATGAGTTCTTTGCCAAACGCCAACTGGTCACACTTTTCTCGGCTCCAAACTACTGCGGGGAGTTTGACAACGCAGGTGGCATGATGAGCGTCGATGAATCCCTTATGTGTTCCTTCCAG ATCCTAAAGCCCTCAGAGAAGAAGGCCAAGTACCAGTATGGTGGTGTAAATTCTGGTCGGCCCGTCACCCCACCCCGCACCACCCAAGCTCCCAAGAAGAGGTGA
- the LOC121196952 gene encoding phospholipase B1, membrane-associated-like, with translation MTTRSALLILAALVGSCTQFTDTANTDVRENELSAENSEKTESYMPILCSPVPGRLSPSSSVDALRPADISAVYTLGIPLSDRDEASRVVSGLAELLSMFNPEMITQHVDQTSLQPRSLSEEAEELSLSLSHQVSDWKFVLLFVPADSMCACSPHVDADVKAVVQDVEAALRILQNRLRHTLIHVTVWSTYHQQDNRCECMRDESINQRLRKATLLKTLQDSLSHVLKNSRWHSESADFAAVLQSVPVILEPNSNSANPWSEINQLALQLWTNMLQPPTGQTEVMDNGVVTIPCPTQERPFLRTQRNSPTDREKTVYSKASTLIDPVMGTDVPCTDRSPSPTTPASVHELRPGDIKVVAAVGDSLTAANGVGAQTDNLLLVIREYRGLSWSIGGDENITTVTTLPNILREFNPFLTGFSEGIANENNPKAFLNQAVAGAKSGDMVQQVRILVDKMKNDLRIDFHNDWKVITMFVGGNDICDFCTDSIFFSPRNVVSRIREALDILHNEVPRAIVNLVELLNIIPLRDLHKDKTLGCPTWFVSLICPCILKPKEGSSELQKAIDFNRAYQRAMRELIDSGRYDTHDNFTVVLQPFFREVFLPMSEDGRPDRSFFSPDCFHLSQKAHTLMARALWNNMLEPVGNKTFTQDFTAGIDLKCPSETNPFLRTTVNSNYTFPGPPPTPAPVPNWGSDFSCVNTAPSDSVPTSAHRLRPADIKVVAALGDSITTGFGAKAKNLLQLRTEYRGVSWSVGGDKTLDTVTTLPNILKKFNPKIKGVSRGQGKWQTGYNMAVSGAKVGGIPGQVQSLIDTMKNDSSVDFHNDWKLVTLFIGGNDLCQYCNDRASFSPQNYSHHMMTSLDILYKELPRTIVNVLEILEIEGLRRIKRNSLGCSVLQKYVCPCFLLPGEDSPELAEVKRINRELQIETEKLVYGGRYDGREDFAVVVQPFFQNSVIPLNADGRPDATYFSEDCFHFSERGHADMAVALWNNMLEPVGQKQTYNNFTNARNSIKCPTEEHPYIFTKVNSLPSSTTTTAPKTDSSTTTTAPKTDSTALPQSSTTYSTALPLTSYCSDNVPVWLAAVLASIGLLIGWSVTWLLLSCRARRSKTRMMAAVEMKGTMF, from the exons ACACTGCCAACACTGATGTAAGAGAAAATGAACTGTCAGCAGAAAATTCAGAGAAG ACAGAAAGTTACATGCCAATACTTTGCTCACCAGTACCCGGCCGCTTGTCTCCATCCTCCTCAG TTGATGCTCTCAGACCTGCTGATATCTCAGCTGTTTACACCTTGGGAATTCCTCTCTCAGACAG GGATGAAGCATCCAGAGTGGTCAGTGGGCTAGCTG AGTTGCTGTCCATGTTTAACCCTGAAATGATAACTCAACACGTGGATCAGACCTCACTGCAGCCCAG GAGTTTGTCGGAGGAAGCTGAGGAACTGTCTTTGTCCCTGTCGCATCAG GTCTCAGACTGgaagtttgtgctgctgtttgtcccgGCAGATTCCATGTGTGCCTGTTCACCACAT gttgaTGCAGATGTTAAAGCTGTTGTGCAGGATGTGGAAGCTGCTCTGCGGATATTGCAAAACAGG TTGCGTCACACTTTAATTCATGTGACAGTATGGAGCACATACCATCAGCAGGATAA cagGTGTGAGTGTATGAGAGATGAAAGCATAAACCAACGCCTACGTAAAGCAACTCTTCTAAAAACGCTGCAg GATTCTCTTAGTCATGTCTTGAAAAATTCAAGGTGGCACAGCGAAAGTGCAGACTTCGCTGCCGTGCTACAGTCTGTCCCAGTTATCCTTGAACCCAACTCCAATTCT GCTAACCCATGGTCTGAAATAAACCAACTTGCTCTACAGCTATGGACAAACATG cttcagCCACCGACAGGTCAGACAGAGGTCATGGACAACGGTGTCGTCACTATTCCTTGCCCTACCCAG GAACGACCTTTCCTACGGACACAGAGAAATTCACccactgacagagaaaagacagtttacagCAAAGCCTCCACCCTAATAGATCCT GTTATGGGCACTGATGTACCTTGCACAGACCGTAGCCCTTCTCCCACTACACCAgcttcag TTCATGAACTCAGACCTGGAGATATCAAGGTGGTGGCAGCAGTGGGCGATTCCCTAACA GCAGCCAATGGTGTGGgtgcacagacagacaacctTCTGTTAGTGATTAGAGAGTACAGAGGACTGTCATGGAG CATTGGTGGTGATGAAAACATTACAACTGTAACCACACTGCCAA ACATCCTGAGGGAGTTTAACCCCTTCCTGACCGGCTTCTCAGAGGGAATAGCTAATGAGAACAATCCTAAGGCCTTTCTCAATCAGGCTGTGGCAGGAGCAAAGAGTGG tgatatGGTGCAACAGGTGCGCATCCTagtggacaaaatgaaaaatgatttg CGCATTGATTTCCACAATGACTGGAAAGTGATCACCATGTTTGTTGGAGGCAATGACATATGTGACTTCTGCACAGACAGT atttttttctcgCCCAGGAATGTGGTCAGTCGTATCCGCGAAGCTCTGGATATACTCCACAATGAA GTGCCTCGTGCCATCGTCAATCTGGTAGAGCTGTTAAACATTATACCACTTCGTGATCTGCACAAAGATAAGACTCTGGGCTGTCCCACCTGGTTTGTAAG tttaatttGCCCCTGCATACTGAAGCCTAAAGAAGGATCCTCTGAACTCCAGAAGGCCATTGACTTCAACAGAGCTTATCAG CGTGCTATGAGAGAGCTAATTGACTCTGGGCGGTACGACACACATGACAACTTCACCGTGGTGCTGCAGCCCTTCTTCAGAGAGGTTTTCCTTCCCATGTCAGAG gaTGGCCGGCCTGATCGCTCTTTCTTTTCACCTGACTGTTTTCATCTCAGCCAGAAAGCTCATACTCTCATGGCACGTGCTCTTTGGAACAACATG TTAGAGCCAGTGGGAAACAAAACTTTCACACAGGACTTTACAGCAGGCATTGATTTGAAGTGCCCCTCTGAG ACCAACCCATTCCTCAGAACTACTGTCAACAGCAACTACACCTTCCCAGGCCCTCCACCCACTCCTGCTCCTGTCCCA AACTGGGGAAGTGACTTCTCCTGTGTTAATACAGCTCCATCTGACTCTGTGCCCACTTCAG CTCACAGGTTACGGCCAGCAGACATCAAGGTGGTGGCTGCTCTGGGAGACTCTATAACA ACTGGGTTTGGTGCTAAGGCAAAGAATCTGCTGCAGCTAAGAACCGAGTACAGAGGAGTGTCGTGGAG cGTCGGAGGAGACAAAACTCTTGATACTGTCACAACATTACCCA ATATTCTCAAGAAGTTCAATCCTAAAATCAAAGGAGTGTCAAGGGGACAAGGGAAATGGCAGACTGGCTACAACATGGCTGTATCTGGGGCTAAAGTAGG AGGAATCCCAGGGCAGGTCCAAAGTCTGATAGATACAATGAAAAATGACTCT TCAGTGGATTTCCACAATGACTGGAAGCTGGTGACCCTCTTCATTGGAGGCAATGACCTGTGTCAGTACTGCAACGACCGG GCgtctttttcacctcagaacTACAGCCATCATATGATGACAAGCTTGGACATTTTGTATAAAGAG CTTCCCAGGACGATAGTCAATGTCTTGGAAATCCTGGAAATCGAAGGCCTTCGCAGGATCAAAAGGAACAGTCTTGGGTGCAGTGTGTTACAAAA gtATGTCTGCCCGTGCTTCCTGTTACCAGGAGAGGATTCCCCTGAGCTGGCTGAAGTTAAACGGATCAATCGTGAATTACAG ATTGAGACAGAAAAACTGGTCTATGGAGGTCGCTATGATGGCAGAGAGGACTTTGCTGTGGTCGTGCAGCCCTTTTTTCAGAACTCTGTTATCCCTTTGAATGCT GACGGCAGACCTGATGCTACCTACTTCTCTGAGGACTGTTTCCACTTCAGTGAACGGGGGCATGCTGACATGGCTGTAGCTCTGTGGAATAACATG TTGGAGCCAGTGGGTCAGAAACAGACATACAACAATTTCACAAATGCCAGAAATAGCATCAAATGTCCCACTGAG GAGCATCCGTACATCTTCACCAAAGTGAACAGCTTGCCCAGTTCGACCACCACTACAGCCCCCAAAACCGACAGTTCGACCACCACTACAGCCCCCAAAACCGACAGCACGGCACTACCTCAGAGCTCCACAACGTACAGCACAGCCCTGCCTCTTACCTCTTATTGCTCAGACAATGTGCCAGTATGGCTTGCTGCTGTACTGGCGAGTATTGGTCTGCTGATTGGTTGGTCTGTCACctggctcctcctctcctgcagagccaggagAAGCAAGACGAGGATGATGGCTGCAGTGGAGATGAAAGGCACTATGTTTTAA